One genomic region from Thermoleptolyngbya sichuanensis A183 encodes:
- a CDS encoding Uma2 family endonuclease — MTQARTTFASFEEYLTYSDAAPLEGRYELIDGELIELPPEARINSTIAVRILLVLVAAGVSVDLVHPGKCEIQVPVLQPRDSANRYPDLVVLRPEHLKLTQRRLTITLEMPPPRLVVEVLSPGKTNRDRDDVRKRAQYAAVGIPEYWLIDPIAQTLTVLSLEGTVYREVGTFGAGEAIASVEFPDLAIAVDRLWDEG; from the coding sequence ATGACCCAGGCCAGAACCACGTTTGCCAGCTTTGAGGAATACCTCACCTACAGCGATGCAGCGCCGCTGGAGGGTCGCTATGAGTTAATCGATGGGGAGCTAATCGAGTTGCCGCCAGAAGCTAGGATCAACAGCACAATTGCCGTGCGAATTTTGCTGGTGCTGGTCGCGGCGGGTGTTTCGGTTGATCTTGTCCACCCTGGCAAGTGTGAAATTCAGGTTCCTGTTTTGCAGCCCCGGGACTCGGCTAATCGCTATCCCGACCTGGTAGTCCTGCGTCCCGAACATCTGAAGCTAACGCAACGACGGCTGACGATTACGCTGGAAATGCCCCCACCGCGCCTAGTAGTGGAAGTCCTCAGCCCTGGCAAAACAAACCGCGATCGCGATGATGTGCGAAAGCGGGCCCAGTATGCAGCAGTCGGCATTCCCGAATATTGGCTAATTGACCCAATCGCGCAGACGCTGACGGTGCTGTCGTTGGAAGGAACCGTCTATCGAGAAGTCGGCACCTTTGGCGCAGGCGAGGCGATCGCTTCCGTTGAGTTTCCTGACCTGGCGATCGCCGTAGATCGGCTCTGGGACGAGGGTTAG